From one Equus asinus isolate D_3611 breed Donkey chromosome 5, EquAss-T2T_v2, whole genome shotgun sequence genomic stretch:
- the ARGFX gene encoding LOW QUALITY PROTEIN: arginine-fifty homeobox (The sequence of the model RefSeq protein was modified relative to this genomic sequence to represent the inferred CDS: inserted 3 bases in 2 codons; deleted 1 base in 1 codon) translates to MTPSVSPFLIGFPSQISESLMNGMAPDNPQPDLFINLDDSSMNLIPQDPADPSKYNSPLPSLLHCCPLLMGPIIIFCICFKSAIDCSIFFSKIYSKHVPIIKGEVINFISRSSDFGPCLTKATWKKHQECTSFTHRQHEELEALFSXTMFPDKNLQKEFALKLNLPGSTVNTWFRNQQFKLRKQQQQQQQSLKQQNQILPAKTVPNSPTASSSPCSFFPAVSDFYSSLPPQPLGPSXWPWDSIITESPTRDVQMQDLQLERLVASVPALYSDAYDIAQIMKLYSFPDEDEISSSSFQYLYWYLLPTRPQLEEQSSSLSIFAGLGVGLSPGQTWSSMTSQRFAINSLRGVLEFQNPSSMVDFGVL, encoded by the exons ATGACTCCATCAGTTTCCCCTTTTCTCATAGGCTTTCCATCTCAGATTTCAGAATCCCTGATGAATGGAATGGCCCCAGATAATCCCCAGCCAGACCTTTTTATCAACTTGGATGATTCCAGCATGAACTTGATACCACAGGATCCAGCTGATCCCAGTAAGTATAACTCTCCTTTGCCCTCCCTACTCCACTGTTGCCCTCTTCTCATGGGCCCTATAattatattttgcatttgttttaaatCAGCTATTGATTGTTCTATCTTCTTTTCAAAAATCTATTCAAAACATGTTCCCATTATAAAAGGGGAAGTTATAAATTTCATATCAAGGTCAAGTGACTTTGGCCCATGCTTGACAAAA GCAACATGGAAGAAGCATCAAGAATGCACCTCATTCACTCACAGACAGCATGAAGAGTTGGAGGCTCTGTTTAG CACCATGTTTCCAGATAAAAATCTCCAGAAGGAATTCGCTTTGAAACTCAACCTACCGGGGTCTACAGTAAAT ACTTGGTTCAGGAACCAGCAATTCaaactgaggaagcagcagcagcaacaacagcaatCACTAAAGCAACAAAACCAGATCCTTCCAGCCAAGACGGTGCCCAACTCACCCACAGCATCAAGcagtccttgttct ttttttcctgcagtttCCGATTTCTATAGCTCCCTTCCACCTCAGCCCTTAGGCCCTT CTTGGCCCTGGGACTCGATCATTACTGAGAGTCCCACAAGAGATGTCCAAATGCAGGATCTTCAGTTGGAGAGACTAGTGGCCTCAGTTCCTGCCTTGTACTCTGATGCCTATGACATAGCCCAAATCATGAAACTATATAGTTTTCCTGATGAAGATGAGATATCCAGCTCTTCTTTTCAGTATCTGTATTGGTATCTCTTGCCCACAAGGCCCCAGCTGGAAGAACAGAGTTCCTCTCTTAGCATCTTTGCTGGTCTAGGAGTAGGTCTATCCCCTGGGCAAACCTGGTCCAGTATGACAAGCCAGCGTTTTGCAATCAACAGTCTAAGAGGGGTTCTAGAATTCCAGAACCCTTCCAGTATGGTGGACTTTGGAGTTCTTTGa